Proteins from one Thalassophryne amazonica chromosome 20, fThaAma1.1, whole genome shotgun sequence genomic window:
- the LOC117501978 gene encoding proline-rich receptor-like protein kinase PERK1 isoform X1 encodes MWKLNFEEPGPEPEPGPSHRPIQPKPAAATAASHVPPAISAAPILMVVLAQPQAPSIRFTGPSCSQVFVPVLPPPALTVKPIMPKKSERPCGACQVPQCGGQRKRYMPSKEKASGSSQKIFTFCPATNKSIMPGFEGVV; translated from the exons ATGTGGAA GTTGAACTTTGAAGAGCCAGGGCCAGAACCAGAGCCAGGGCCTTCGCACCGGCCCATCCAGCCGAAGCCAGCTGCTGCCACCGCTGCCTCCCACGTGCCACCCGCCATTTCAGCAGCACCAATTCTCATGGTGGTTCTAGCCCAGCCACAGGCTCCATCCATCAGATTTACTGGGCCATCCTGTAGTCAGGTCTTTGTTCctgttttaccacctcctgcactAACCGTCAAACCCATAATGCCAAAGAAATCCGAGAGGCCCTGTGGAGCTTGCCAAGTACCTCAATGTGGTGGCCAACGAAAGAGATACATGCCTTCAAAGGAGAAAGCGTCTGGAAGCAGCCAGAAAATTTTCACATTTTGCCCTGCTACCAACAAATCAATTATGCCTGGTTTTGAAGGCGTAGTATAG
- the LOC117501978 gene encoding uncharacterized protein LOC117501978 isoform X3, with product MVNPAGIYTPPISQSPLPSACMLRCAHLILEMEMMPVHRNQILSVTGEILSIDGTRKLLKKIYGDGQGTMQYIMERTGGGDKG from the exons ATGGTAAATCCTGCTGGCATCTACACCCCACCCATTTCCCAGTCTCCCCTTCCATCTGCTTGCATGCTGAGGTGTGCTCACCTAATCCTGGAGATGGAAATGATGCCTGTCCACCGCAACCAAATCCTCAGTGTGACCGGTGAAATCCTGAGCATTGATGGCACAAGAAAG CTTCTCAAGAAGATCTACGGTGATGGCCAGGGCACCATGCAGTACATCATGGAGAGAACCGGCGGCGGTGACAAAG GTTGA
- the LOC117501978 gene encoding uncharacterized protein LOC117501978 isoform X2, giving the protein MVNPAGIYTPPISQSPLPSACMLRCAHLILEMEMMPVHRNQILSVTGEILSIDGTRKLLKKIYGDGQGTMQYIMERTGGGDKGVVRCGS; this is encoded by the exons ATGGTAAATCCTGCTGGCATCTACACCCCACCCATTTCCCAGTCTCCCCTTCCATCTGCTTGCATGCTGAGGTGTGCTCACCTAATCCTGGAGATGGAAATGATGCCTGTCCACCGCAACCAAATCCTCAGTGTGACCGGTGAAATCCTGAGCATTGATGGCACAAGAAAG CTTCTCAAGAAGATCTACGGTGATGGCCAGGGCACCATGCAGTACATCATGGAGAGAACCGGCGGCGGTGACAAAGGTGTGGTGAGATGTGGAA GTTGA